A region from the Benincasa hispida cultivar B227 chromosome 8, ASM972705v1, whole genome shotgun sequence genome encodes:
- the LOC120083073 gene encoding uncharacterized protein LOC120083073, translating to MNSLIIASEKPNGDNYSAWKSNLNTILVVDDLRFVLTEQCLQTPASNANQTVRKAYDRCVKANEKACVYILVSMFDVLAKKHESLATTKEIIDSLREMFGQPSWSFRNEAIKHIYMKQMKEGTSVREHVLDMMMYFNIAEVNGGPIDEANQFIFILQSLPKSFIAFETNASYFR from the coding sequence ATGAATAGCTTGATAATAGCTTCTGAGAAACCAAACGGCGATAATTATTCggcatggaaatcaaatctaaacacaaTACTAGTAGTTGACGATttaagatttgtcttaactgagcaATGCCTTCAAACCCCAGCCTCAAATGCTAACCAAACTGTTCGGAAAGCATACGATCGATGTGTCAAAGCCAATGAAAAAGCATGTGTTTACATTCTTGTCAGTATGTTtgatgttttggcaaagaaacatgaatctTTAGCTACGACTaaagagataatagattcattaagagaaatgtttgggcaaccatcaTGGTCCTTTAGAAACGAGGCAATTAAGCACATTTACATGAAACAGATGAAGgaggggacctctgttagagaacatgtcctggataTGATGATGTACTTCAATATCGCTGAAGTAAATGGCGGACCCATTGATGAGGCTAACCAGTTTATTtttatcttacaatctcttccgaagagttttataGCTTTTGAGACAAATGCATCTTACTTTAGGTAA